The following coding sequences are from one Pongo abelii isolate AG06213 chromosome 3, NHGRI_mPonAbe1-v2.0_pri, whole genome shotgun sequence window:
- the METTL14 gene encoding N6-adenosine-methyltransferase non-catalytic subunit → MDSRLQEIRERQKLRRQLLAQQLGAESADSIGAVLNSKDEQREIAETRETCRASYDTSAPNAKRKYLDEGETDEDKMEEYKDELEMQQDEENLPYEEEIYKDSSTFLKGTQSLNPHNDYCQHFVDTGHRPQNFIRDVGLADRFEEYPKLRELIRLKDELIAKSNTPPMYLQADIEAFDIRELTPKFDVILLEPPLEEYYRETGITANEKCWTWDDIMKLEIDEIAAPRSFIFLWCGSGEGLDLGRVCLRKWGYRRCEDICWIKTNKNNPGKTKTLDPKAVFQRTKEHCLMGIKGTVKRSTDGDFIHANVDIDLIITEEPEIGNIEKPVEIFHIIEHFCLGRRRLHLFGRDSTIRPGWLTVGPTLTNSNYNAETYASYFSAPNSYLTGCTEEIERLRPKSPPPKSKSDRGGGAPRGGGRGGTSAGRGRERNRSNFRGERGGFRGGRGGAHRGGFPPR, encoded by the exons ACAAGAGAAACTTGCAG ggCTTCCTATGATACCTCTGCTCCAAATGCAAAACGTAAGTATCTGGATGAAGGAGAGACAGATGAAGACAAAATGGAAGAATATAAG GATGAACTAGAAATGCAACAGGACGAAGAAAATTTGCCATATGAAGAAGAGATTTACAAAGATTCTAGTACTTTTcttaag ggAACACAGAGCTTAAATCCCCATAATGATTACTGCCAACATTTTGTAGACACTGGACATAGACCTCAGAATTTCATCAGGGATGTAG GTTTAGCTGACAGATTTGAAGAATATCCTAAACTGAGGGAGCTCATCAGGCTAAAGGATGAGTTAATAGCTAAATCTAACACTCCTCCTAT GTACTTACAAGCCGATATAGAAGCCTTTGACATCAGAGAACTAACACCCAAATTTGATGTGATTCTTCTGGAACCCCCTTTAGAAGAATATTACAGAGAAACTGGCATCACTGCTAATGAAAAATGCTGGACTTGGGATGAT ATTATGAAGTTAGAAATTGATGAGATTGCAGCACCTcgatcatttatttttctctggtgTGGTTCTGGGGAGGGATTGGACCTTGGAAGAGTG TGTTTACGAAAATGGGGTTACAgaagatgtgaagatatttgttggATTAAAACCAATAAAAACAATCCTGGGAAGACTAAGACTTTAGATCCAAAGGCTGTCTTTCAGAGAACAAAG GAACACTGCCTCATGGGGATCAAAGGAACTGTGAAGCGTAGCACAGATGGGGACTTCATTCATGCTAATGTTGACATTGACTTAATTATCACAGAAGAACCTGAAATTGGCAATATAGAAAAACCTGTAGAAATTTTTCATATAATTGAGCATTTTTGTCTTGGTAGAAGACGCCTTCATCTATTTGGAAGAGATAGTACAATTCGACCAG gCTGGCTCACAGTTGGACCAACACTTACAAATAGCAACTACAATGCAGAAACATATGCATCCTATTTCAGTGCTCCTAATTCCTACTTGACTGGTTGTACAGAAGAAATTGAGAGACTTCGACCAAAATCGCCTCCTCCCAAATCTAAATCTGACCGAGGAGGGGGAGCTCCCAGAGGTGGAGGAAGAGGTGGAACTTCTGCTGGCCGTGGACGAGAAAGAAATCGATCTAACTTCCGAGGAGAAAGAGGTGGCTTTAGAGGGGGCCGTGGAGGAGCACACAGAGGTGGCTTTCCACCTCGATAA